The Lytechinus variegatus isolate NC3 chromosome 11, Lvar_3.0, whole genome shotgun sequence genome contains the following window.
gaatgtattgtATATCCAtagattcattgatttcttgacaatgtTGTGTCTTCTCTTTTGctaacaaaggacattttgcaaatttcctgcagaaaaaaaatcatgacactgatggatttccattgagttacgattgattggatcaatcgtaactctttgtaagacaggaccctGATTCCATATGAACCAACTCTAAGCATAGTATTAGTAAGCCCTCGGGGTCACATAGTACACAATAAATGCCTGATATCTAGATGAAATATGATCCCTGTATGTAAACCAGAATGCAGACAGACAGTGTCTCTGTTGTATCTTGATTACTTGTTTAATTAGATTCATCTATAAAGTGCAGGACCCTGTGAATACTGAGTAGAATATTCTGTTAGAAGTGTTGTGATTATGCAGGCTATTAaaactgggtgatttttttttgctttgcttttCATATAATACTgtaaaagctgttattttcgcgtacagaatttttcgcgaatcgcgggggtcccgacattttcgcgggttgttaaattcgcgatcggaagatgtacatacatttccacagcatttcaaagaagcaaaactagtgCAATTCATGTGGAAATATCTACACTCCTCAAAGTCACCATGCTgatatgtcttttgtacataaatatgtccctgtaaaaacagttacaaattgtggaaaaagtggcttaaatttcacttttttaacctttagatctaaaaattcatcatgccacaggatctatagggttaagcaatctttggaatttgtgttttgttcgattcatttttcaaaaagttggtaaaaagtgcaaaattgtgGAATTTAGTGAACAGAATGTTCACCTCAAAAATtgtggtcatgtgacttatgaatattaatgagtatgcaaatagctaccaatacgtgtgtatagagtcaatcagatgacaataaaatcaaattgcttcatggaaaatacattttaatattacagtgagtgtataaatattgataaaataatgttagaaaatagtttacatgtaggccctgattttgtttgagaaattaaaaaaagtgaaattctagctaactttttgaatcactaactgtactttctaagccttatttttgtacatatacaggtgcatatctccattttctcaTTATGCAGAATGTTTTCAATAGCAAAGCTTTGCTGTTGGGGGCATTGGCACTGACTGagaaatgtgtcaatattttcgcgtgttgttaaattcgcggccGAACAGCAATTCGCGAAAcccccgcgaaaataacagctcctACAGTACTTGATTTTCTTTAGTGCTGTCACATAGagatatcatgaaaatattgttttcatgcTTGAATAAGTTGATTTGATAAAACATACagcttttgatgattttttttcatgcttaaTTCTACCTCTATCTGCATTCATATTACTATGTGTAAGAGCTTTTCCAAACAAAGCAGTTTAGGCTGAATAAGAggcaaacaaagaaatcacaaaaaacaaGTCAAAAGTTGAAGGTCTCTATCCATTTGAGCACTAATATTCAGTGCCATTTTTGTTctgcaatttgaaaaaaatgaattcataaatCATAATATGGAAATCAAAGATCTATCTTTTTTACAGATAACCATGTAACCACAACCCTCCTTGCACATGTCAGATAAATCAGGCCTCCTTTTTTTGTAAAGGAGATTTATTGTCTGAAACATATATTCATTTAACTTTCAATATCACAATATTTAGATATCTCGTAGCCCTATTAAAGTCAATTATAAATGTACAATACCACCAGTAACTTATATCAAGGTCAGTCTAATTCATAGACCTAATTCATATGGCTCTTTGCACACAAGATGATTTAAAAACACCAGTGATTTGTTCAGATACTGAACTTGTAGCATTAGGCGGTCACCATTGGTCTAATTTTACTTTCAAGCTTGATACTTGGAACAATTTTTACTTGAGCGGGAACAAAATTGTGCGATCCATTTGCAGCATGTAGTAGTCTGGTAATTACAAATGATTTATcttgaaataaaaactataGATAATACTCAATTGAAAAAAGTCATTTAGCTGTTTTTGCTACAATGTTTGaagatcaatcaatcaaccagccaattaatcaataaatcaattgttCTATTTGTCCTGGGTACCAGAATGATTTTTAGAATTAATTTTAATACCTTCATAAAGGTGCAtgcatgtatttcaattttatattttatgttttatttatttattcaaagtttCAAACACTTGTGATGTTTCCCACTGGctgatccaggggggggggcacagcctgcccatgccccccccccttgagagacacaattaaaatttataatgtaaaaatgctgttaaacAAGAAGTGtgccctttgaaagtgaagtccttttttttgtcaatttttcctcgtggaaaatgtgccccccttttggaaaatcctggatccgcccataATGCTTCCCATTTTGGTGTATGATAATCTATAACCCATCTACTCTCTGATCCTTCTATTCGTTCATCAGTATCCCTGTTGCTACGGAAACTGAAACAACAATCGCGGGAGCTCCTGGAGCAGAGGAGGCCTCAACTCGTCCAGCTTCTAACAGAACTAGGTGACTTCTACATGGAGCTTCATTGGGATTTTCAAAGCTGGGGTGAGTGCATGCAAAGACATCACAGAAGTTTGgttctacatgtatgaacaggAAAAACTGTATCGTCAAATGCCCTTCgagcaaccaagaagtctttgtcgaaaactggtgaatcaaaacagcagtttcgtgcTCTACTCTGAACAAACAACATACTTGCAATTTTtttgtcagctccgaaacttctGTTCGGGTTAACTTTTTTtggacaaagacctcccagctgttctttgtccTTGGACAGGCATTTCTAATACAGGTACTGTGTTCTGAAACCCTccatatcgtcgcacgcaccatgaaccgtcctctctgcgctcTTCGATGCAAAAGttaagcgcactgtatctattccacgaaccgtcctctctgttacgttgcccgctgtggcgtaaataatcaacttcaagaaaatataaagatacgggatgaaactttggaacctgaactttttaacgaagacactggtaaataatttgctctccttgtaggtgcacttattgctggtttaaaaaaacttttctttaaatgcgttttctgcaaaagtaactttcgcatcgaaatgtgcagagaggacggttcgtggtgcgtgcgacgatatgtCATGAAGCGAAAACTCCCTACTATGAGGGGAAGACTGAAATATATTCAATGTTATGAAATGCTCAATTTCGTATATGGAAGAGGGTGTCCAACAGTATTGGGTAAGTAAACTTTTTTGCATATCAGCATATTTTTATGTGTCAAACAGGGGGGATTATAGAAGGTATGAAGGTACATGGGTGGTGCAAGGGGATATATAGTTCTACCTCTCTTTTCATAGAAGTCTCTGAGATAAATTTGTTTCTAAatttgttcgattttttttaggaaaaagGAATGTCGAAATGAACCCTTCTCCCACTCCCTCCATACATTTTTACAACCCCAAAATGCAGATGATAAAATGTGTACCTACCAAACACTGTCGAGCCCCTTTCCCAGTATTTTATTATGTGCTCTATTGAGTGTCCAGTATTCCCCTAATTATgtctttgttaattttttttaaaccaagatTATATGTCACTGCCATTTTGTACAACCCGTATGTACTAGCTACAAGTTTTACTTTTCATGTACAGTGTATTATCACACAGGGCTCAATGTTTTGATCATTATGTCGTTTCTAGTACATCATCTTAATTCAAGTCAATCAAATAAACACAAGTAAAGACATTTTGTTTGTGTCATTGTCATGAATAGTAGGATgcaatttcattattaaagtaacaattacatgtaaatctgTAATTGTCATGTGTGCATAGCTATTATGTAAATATACTCATATCATCGTGAATCATCGCGTGTTTAGAATTAGATGTCAACGAAGATAAATACGTCCCTATTATAATCCTGAGTTTTCAACTGACATAATACATAGGCCTGCAGTGAACTCTGATTTCTCTGATGCAAGCTTTTTATGAATTATATCAGGTTTTCAtgattttgcttttatttcattttactttactGAACCTCTTGCTAAGCTAGTGGTATCAAGTCTattaataaattagaataattctATACATCACCTATTGAAGATTAATGTACATTTTAGTGTAGCATGATGTCAGAAATCCTTGCCCTTCCTGTATTTACATGCATCTGAGGAGTGTTTCATGGAAGGATAACTCGGAcgaagtcccattttatccgacagttaccatagttacattgcttctcagccaatcaaaatctaggaaagctgtcagatctgacaatttgttggacgaaaatgttgatgaaacacaaCCCAATAGTGTACtgtgatatgaaatgaaagggAAGTTTACAAGACTCAGCCTACATGAATACATTGCAAATAATTATGCATCAATATGGCatagggattttttttcatgttgtaAATAATTATGCATCAATATGACATAGGGATTTTTATCATGTCGTACATAACATCCTTGGGATATTATGATGTGACCAATCTTTTGATTTCAGAATCATCACGTCGATTATATCGACCATCACGCTTGATTGTATCGCATTGATTGAATGTGAAGTTCAGCCACATTTCAAGGCCTTAATCCTAGGATTAATTTCCTTTTTACGGATCAGTTTCAGGTTGCTGGACTATTTATGGGTGTATGGAAGAAGCAATCTAATCAACAGTATACTGATCTGGTCTAGAATATATCATAAATACTGGCAAAGGTCCAAATCTTTTTCCTCTGTATTTGAGAACATTATGTACTATTTGGCTTTATTAGTACcgtatattacatgtatacattgaCATGcatttgaattacatgtatataatatacaCTGACAtgcatttaaaattttaaatcatattattaaAAATCTCTTTCCTCTGTAAAGTATTTGAGAATATTCTACTTATTTTTTAGTATGCACTTACATGCATTTATATTTAAATAGATGTTTATTTCCTAGCATTGGAAAGTACTTTCCCCTAAAATCTTGTCACTTCTAAGGGAAAAATCCAGTTTACGTACAATACTTGTTAATACTGCTACTGGACAAGATGTGCATGTAAGGTTGTCATTAAAAGTATTTAGTATGGGGATTGATTACATATGTTGTAACTATCTTCAGCCTGTCTGAAGCTAAAAGGTAAACGATGTGAAATTGTGAATTATACTTATGTATCATCTGACGTTCCAATCCCACTTAAGTGCAGAACCATTGAATTTTTTATCAGCCTTGGATTCTCAATAGGTCTACACATGGATGTACTcggtaatgttttttttcctttaaaaagggACCCTTTGAATGCTTTATCCTTTACAATTCTAGAAGTAAAAAATGTCAGAAAGCTACAAACAAAGATATTATTGGGAAACTTTCAGACTTTCAGTCTACTTAATTGTTAGAAGTGATTAgaaaaatatgcatacatgtactggtattttcattttaatctggCAACTTGgctccgttgcagaaagagttgcaatcaaacgcaactctaaaaattatgcgcaatttgattttcaaccaatcaacagggggcatttttgacttgcgattgatttttttgacttgcgtttaaacgcaactctttctgcaacgggcccctgtcaAATGGTTTATTTCCGATTGGTCTAATGTCGATTCGTCCAATTACAAACTTccctactatcatttggtcttccatcagttcgtccactatccacatggtcttattGCCACTTCATCtactcatcattttgtataATAACCTATTGGTCAAATAGCCATTCATCCCATATACCATGGTATCTGGTCTAATTACCGTAGGTGAATACAGTGGAAAGataatggatattagaccaactggttatgagatgaaatggtcatagattTACTGGTGATTAGAGGAAGGGATGATTGGACCGAATGGTTATTGGTCTAAGTGGCCAGAatgacggaatggcattagactaagtGAAAGTAGACCTTGTGGTgaatggacgagttggcagtagatgaATTGGGACTGAAGCgatcaaattatcatttttgtttctaCAAAATTGTGACATACTTCCCTTAAAGATATTTAACAGTTTATAAATTGTCATatgtgtttatattttgtatttatgaacTGGTACAGTCACAGCCATTAATCTCGACATCTTGTATCTCTCTATCTTTAGTTCCGTTAGTGTCAAGAATTCTACCGTCGGACACCTGTAGGATCTACAAGAAGGGCGCTCAGATACGTTTGGATACGACCCTTGTGGATTTCTCGGAGATGAAGTGGCAGAAAGGCGACCTGACCTTTCTTTTCGATGGTACGGTGACCCCTGAAAGGTCGCTGGTCTTTCTCGACAACGAGAGTAAAGTCTACCAAAGATTATCCTACGAGGTAAGCTACATATACTTCATCAGTTACTTCTAATGGTGAGAACCCCGTAGGAAATAAGCCATCTtggctttcatgggctatcTTGTATATTTTGATACTTAATATCATTCTTGTacgttatacatgtatatatcctACCTTGCAAATAAATTCAATCGATTAGTAAGTTCttactatatttttactctGGAGGAGACGGTTTGATAGTGGAATGAAAAGATGAACGCTGAAGGgcgagaaagaaaaagatgagaaTGAGAAGTGCATATATGTTTTGTATTAAAAAGTGAAGTCCTCGAAAGGACTGTTAAACCAGATGATAGAGTGTCAAGCTGCCTGGAATGTCAataagcatgtacatgtataagaccACACCCAAATTACTGGCATAACagtttcaatttttgtttgttatattttgaaTGTGTAGGCCATTTGGAGAGTAATCCTTTGAAATGGACCATTGTTTTCATGATTGctttcatgaaagctcaaatttattttcattttgcttaCAAACTTTGTTGAATGATTATAGCAATCAGAAGCAGAGCTGGAAGAAGAGGTCGATATCCTAATGAGTAGCGACATCGTGACGGTCAACCTATCAACCAAACCGATCACCTTCAATAGATCTCAGAGTGGATGGCTGTTCAGGGAAGATAAACGAGAGCTCGTTGGAAGCTTCTTTGCCAACTTCTACGATGTCAGCGGGGTCGTTATAGAATCAAGAAAAAGGTCAGTTTTCTCTGAACGTATCCTTGTCATCTCGAGAAGTTTTTAGTCTtggggactgtttcatgaaagttgtgaTTGCTTgtaagttaccatggtaacagtcaaGCCCctgtgcttctcaaccaatcaaaaccaaggagagttttcagatctgacttCGTAGATGGGCATTTTTACTGGTTGGTTGACaaggtatgaaaaaaaagagaaatatgccCAATAAGTTAATTTGTTGATTTATCACAAATTTGTCTTCATGGATGTTTAAATATCATAAAGTATGAACCGATTACCTGTATCACTAATCATTAATGTGAAAGTTACTATGGATAGAGATTAATCTTTAATTATTAATCCAAACCAGACTTTGCATGTATCTGATAATAGATATGTTCTTGTTATGTATGTGTAACTTCTtggaatcattttttttttcaaatttcagaaGAGAACATTTATCAGACGAAGATATACAAAGGAACAAGGCAGCAGTAGAGAGTATAAGTAAAGGATCCCCTTCCTTAGATTGCTTTCCAGTAAGTATTAGTAATAGCCATGTTTTGTATCTTTTAGGCACATCACAAATGTGTCAAAAAAAAGCTGCCCTATTAACTCTTTAATTTGGAACCTTTTGAATTACGGTAGTTGCAGAATTTTACTCAAAATTTCTGTTGTatgttttgaacatgttgaatcaAAGTTGTTCTATCAATAAGTTTGTGGCTATCCAAGAGAGGTTATAAGTTgagcccccctttttttgtttaCCTGATTAAGTAAGCATCTATCGTCTATCAGTATGCAACCATAGGACTGATGATTTTAGGTCCTCTCCAAAGGACAAAAAATGCCTTTTAAAAGGAACACAGTCTTACCAAAGTTCCTGCTATATAATGTTAGCTGTCATACCTTCGCAAGATAGCAAAAGctaagtgaaaaaaatatttggaaaaatGCTAAATGTTGAATTAGAATaatcagcaagaaattgatccacaatgtgctgcactcaacccaggtgaggtaaatgggtacctggcaggaatttattccttgaaacacagcgcgcgtaacagctgcactgctaaagccagggtaattatgctgcatactgtagagcgcttagagacttctgacaaagtaggtattaagcgctatataagtaaGTATAATTATCATTGTATAGATATGTTTAAAAAGTTTGGATGAATCTTAAACTTGgcataaatatttgttttacgatgagttcttgttttgtttttttgttcagaGCCAAAGAAGACCTTCATTACCTCCACCTCCTGAGTCAGTGCTGACATGGGAGGAGTATATTCATGCCGATAGAGGAAGGTAAGATGGAAGAATTGCAGAGGAAAGGATGATGGTAGGGATGATGTTGgggatgatgatagtgatggtgatgatgatgatgatgttgttgaagatggtggtgatgatgatgatggggatgatgatgatgatggtgatagtattgatggtggtggtggtggtggtgatggtgatgaggatgatgatgatgatgatggtggtgatgatgatgatggtgaagatgatgatgatggtgatagtagtgatgatgatgatgatggatgatgatgatgatgatggtgaagatgatgatgatgatggtgatgatgatgatgatgatgatggtaaaggtgaagatgatgatgaaagtggtgATGGTATTAATAGGTATGTTGATCAATCTTTATTGTTCCCTACACTTGGTATTAATCACTcagtaaaatatttatttcatttttcaattttcacccATGCGTACTATAGGCATATAGTGAAAAGTAAACTGTTTGACCTACAAGACCTCTCAAGATGGTGAACGCTGTTGGTGCATATATTATGAAACAAacaaattgataataatatgattctttttctacttctaGAGCCTTAACCTTGCTAGGGAGACCTCAAATCAGCAAAGAGATGAGAAAGATGTTCAAAGCAACAGTTGCCATGGTAAGACATAATTGATTccttaattttgtgaaaatttgtaaGAGATGTTATTTTGCATTGTTTGGCCCCATTCTCATCTAACTTCTTGAACTGGTTTAGTGGAAACCAGggtagtgtttcatgaaaggattttatccgacaatcCCTGTTTCattccgacaattaccatagtaacagtgcctctcagccaatcagaatcaaagaaagttgtcagatctgacaacttgtcagaccaaaatgttgatgaaaagctCCCCTGTTTAGTGTATAATAGGGACGATCAAAGTTGTCTTCAGAGCGATCTTACGTGGTCTttcaaaccagtttggaaaccACCACGTGATGTGGTTTTTAAGACCGCGCTGCATTGTTTAACTGGTTTAAGCATAGGTGAGGACACAACTGTTCATCGGCCAGCAATTTTTGCTTCAGTCATATCTCGGTCACAGTGTGAAGCCTATTAGAGAAATTACTTATGTTAGCTTTGGTTATTGAAGTTTGAGCCGAAGCtataaatttgatataaaaagaaACTAGAAAAAAGGTGCCATGTGGTTTTCAGTGAATACTTAGGCACCTTAGATTGTTTCTTGTCATGTTcgtcattttaaagataaattggAAGTAATTGCAGTAAATGCTGATTTTATGTGAAAGTCTGTAAAAacaaggttaattgtcacaaTACCATCATAGATAGAGATCTGATATAGTTACAGTAAACtatactttgtgaaatcatgaaatctgaGCTGAAAAAACAATcaccagagctgccaagtagtactgattttcagtatttagtactgaaaaatgagaagaatactgatagtttcatgtaaaatactgatttctaaagtttcagctttatgtcttgtcctatggtatttttttttaaagataaattccagtattggtaacgatctcaaaatgactttttacagaatctaatataatgaccacccaagtgtctggttgtatgaataaaaaatatgtgccgaaggattcttgaagaaattgtgtaattgctgagaaataagcaaaataagcgcggattcgatcacttccgtcgggtctttattccaacaataatgagacactgtcccacgtgttcctatctgtgttggtgatctctAGTgcgaacatttttcagcgtagatttcaagatttcacaaagttcagtttatgtaactttaccagatctagatcctcgttgatatactgacaattaagcctggttttacagactttctcatgaaatcagtgtttactgcaactactggcatttctctttaaatactgatttcctcaccgaaatactgatttttggctttaaaaatactgaaatgtttcaggttggcagctctgaatcACACTGAAGAACAGCATCACAGATAAAGATATGTGGGACcatgtattatcattgcttCAAAAACACTTAACATCGTGCTTGAATATCATGCTTGTTTTGCTAATTTTCAACACCATTTCATCCAGATCCTttgacacatattttttttttcatttatacatagAGACACATGGGTGGTCATTTGGTTGGATGCTGTATGAACGCATTTGAAACAATTAATACACCTGGAATTTATCTTAAACATTCATCTTACTTTCATCTGTATTGTTGTATTTGTTGTTTAAA
Protein-coding sequences here:
- the LOC121424541 gene encoding ankyrin repeat domain-containing protein 13C-B-like — its product is MTTNHSFPLHECVFHDDLKQLSVLLRSHKYDIAQKDVHGNSPLHLSVILGHKDCMHLLLAHGAPVKSKNVHGWNPLAEAISYGDRNTISLLLRKLKQQSRELLEQRRPQLVQLLTELGDFYMELHWDFQSWVPLVSRILPSDTCRIYKKGAQIRLDTTLVDFSEMKWQKGDLTFLFDGTVTPERSLVFLDNESKVYQRLSYEQSEAELEEEVDILMSSDIVTVNLSTKPITFNRSQSGWLFREDKRELVGSFFANFYDVSGVVIESRKRREHLSDEDIQRNKAAVESISKGSPSLDCFPSQRRPSLPPPPESVLTWEEYIHADRGRALTLLGRPQISKEMRKMFKATVAMSEDFPMEVTDLLNMLEVLTSMKHFNKLRDFVQMKLPPGFPIKIDVPVLPTITARVTFQAFQFRDNISPSRFTIPSDYRENTSRFRDL